A single genomic interval of Cryomorphaceae bacterium 1068 harbors:
- a CDS encoding ABC transporter permease, which produces MIDERLKANFRIALEALISNQTRSLLTALGIIFGVAAVISMLAIGNGTQAEINEQMKLVGVNNIVIEPVIEQKEENLDENVGGKEKEKFSPGLRLVDAKSIKEIIPSVKKISPEIVLETYIISNGIRRSAKLVGVEPVYFEIFNFDVSEGEMFNEFQVEVGAPVCIIGKSIKNRFFPTENAIGKKLKVGPRWLEVIGVLEQRLISESSVSSLGIRDYNMDVYTPLETVLIRYENRDMVTKAMIEQANASGNGEEGESNQSSSAKNYHQIDRMVVQVEKTELLSPIADVISRLLERKHFNVIDYQIEIPELLLKQQKRNNELFNYVLGAIAGISLLVGGIGIMNIMLASVLERIKEIGLRLALGAKKQDIIHQFMFESVLISISGGLIGVVLGVTMAFLVSELADINTVISFSSILISFGVAAGVGLVFGIAPARRAAMQNPINSLRYE; this is translated from the coding sequence ATGATCGACGAAAGACTCAAAGCGAACTTTCGCATAGCGCTGGAGGCGCTGATCAGCAACCAAACCAGAAGTTTACTAACCGCGTTAGGAATCATTTTTGGGGTAGCGGCGGTAATTTCTATGCTGGCAATCGGAAACGGAACTCAAGCCGAGATTAACGAGCAGATGAAACTCGTAGGTGTTAACAACATCGTAATAGAGCCTGTGATTGAGCAGAAAGAGGAGAATCTCGATGAAAATGTTGGAGGGAAGGAAAAAGAGAAGTTTTCTCCTGGTTTAAGGCTTGTTGATGCGAAGTCTATCAAAGAGATTATTCCTAGCGTGAAGAAAATAAGTCCCGAAATAGTTTTAGAGACATATATAATCAGCAATGGAATAAGACGATCTGCAAAGCTCGTAGGTGTAGAGCCGGTATATTTCGAGATTTTCAATTTTGACGTTTCTGAGGGCGAAATGTTCAATGAATTTCAAGTTGAAGTTGGCGCACCTGTTTGCATCATCGGAAAATCAATTAAGAATAGATTTTTCCCTACTGAGAATGCCATTGGAAAAAAACTCAAAGTTGGACCGAGATGGCTTGAGGTGATTGGAGTCTTAGAGCAAAGACTCATTAGCGAAAGCAGTGTGAGTAGTCTGGGGATTCGCGATTACAATATGGATGTTTACACCCCTCTGGAAACAGTGCTTATCCGCTATGAAAATCGTGATATGGTTACCAAAGCGATGATTGAGCAAGCCAATGCTTCTGGTAATGGAGAAGAAGGTGAAAGCAATCAAAGTAGTTCGGCCAAAAACTACCATCAAATTGATCGCATGGTGGTCCAAGTTGAAAAGACTGAACTCCTTTCCCCTATCGCAGATGTTATCAGCCGCCTTTTGGAACGAAAACATTTCAATGTAATTGACTATCAAATTGAGATTCCCGAGCTTCTTTTAAAACAGCAAAAAAGGAACAACGAACTTTTCAATTACGTGCTCGGCGCGATTGCAGGGATTTCACTGCTCGTAGGTGGGATTGGCATTATGAATATCATGTTGGCGTCCGTATTGGAACGGATTAAAGAAATCGGACTTCGATTGGCACTCGGTGCAAAGAAGCAGGATATCATCCATCAATTTATGTTTGAGTCTGTACTCATTAGTATTTCAGGGGGGTTGATCGGAGTGGTACTTGGTGTCACCATGGCTTTTCTCGTATCTGAATTAGCAGACATAAATACAGTTATATCATTCAGCTCTATTCTTATTTCTTTTGGTGTTGCAGCAGGTGTAGGTTTGGTTTTTGGAATTGCCCCCGCCCGTCGCGCAGCTATGCAAAACCCTATCAACTCATTGCGCTATGAATAA
- a CDS encoding TolC family protein, with product MNKYVLVGLFLVSATFSQAQIMDTYSLTDVILLARGQSPSSKQAETRLENRYWQYRLYKSNYNPQLALRGNIPGYNRDFLSNRLDDGTIVFQDREQLNSSLNLGLNQPIALTGGNVSVNSSMNYFNDLNQDLTRFNTTMVNIQLDQPIFGFNDLKWDKRTEPLRYEESQRGYVEEMEFISREASGRFFDYLSAQINYEIAQFNLLNNDTIYKIEQGRYNIGTTSKDKLLQVELQLLRSQQDVSQALLDLETSSLQLRSYLGLNNADTIFLNIPDGIPEFEISLQDALVYAKMNRSDYIAFERQRIEASREVAQARAQRFQVNLSASYGLNSASSMLDEAYQDPNDQQRFDVGLIIPILDWGRNKARMQTALANRDLSNFVIDQDIQNFEQEIITLVRRFDVLRQQLVISKKSDEVAAERYNVAQNRYLTGKVDITNLNIALSEKDAAKRSYVTALRDFWIAYFDLRRLTLYDFAAKDLLYKPEEED from the coding sequence ATGAATAAATATGTATTGGTCGGTCTCTTTCTAGTAAGTGCCACTTTCTCTCAGGCGCAAATAATGGATACTTACAGTCTTACCGATGTTATTCTTTTGGCCAGAGGTCAATCGCCATCCTCGAAACAAGCTGAAACCAGATTGGAAAATCGATACTGGCAATACCGGCTTTATAAGTCAAATTACAATCCACAACTTGCACTTAGAGGAAACATTCCCGGATACAACCGCGACTTCCTAAGCAACCGATTAGACGACGGTACCATTGTCTTTCAAGACAGAGAGCAGCTTAACTCCAGTCTCAATTTAGGCTTGAACCAGCCCATTGCCCTTACGGGCGGTAATGTCTCGGTCAATTCGAGTATGAATTACTTCAATGACCTCAACCAAGACTTGACAAGATTCAATACTACAATGGTCAATATCCAATTGGATCAACCGATTTTTGGTTTCAACGATCTAAAATGGGACAAACGTACTGAACCGCTTCGCTACGAAGAAAGCCAAAGAGGCTATGTTGAAGAAATGGAATTTATCTCCCGAGAAGCCTCTGGTAGATTTTTTGACTACTTGAGTGCGCAAATCAACTATGAAATTGCTCAATTTAACCTGCTCAACAACGACACCATCTATAAAATCGAGCAAGGCCGCTACAATATCGGAACCACAAGTAAGGATAAGTTACTGCAAGTGGAATTGCAGCTGCTTCGATCTCAGCAAGATGTATCGCAAGCATTGTTGGATCTGGAGACTTCAAGTCTGCAACTTAGATCTTATCTCGGCCTAAATAATGCGGACACGATCTTCTTGAATATTCCCGATGGAATACCTGAATTTGAAATCTCTTTGCAAGACGCCTTGGTTTATGCCAAAATGAATCGCTCAGATTACATTGCTTTTGAGAGACAACGTATTGAGGCTAGTCGCGAAGTAGCTCAGGCGAGGGCGCAGCGGTTTCAAGTTAATTTGTCTGCCTCATACGGTTTGAATAGTGCCTCCAGCATGTTAGACGAAGCTTACCAAGATCCCAACGATCAGCAAAGATTTGATGTAGGTCTGATCATTCCGATATTAGACTGGGGGCGAAACAAAGCGAGAATGCAGACGGCATTGGCAAATCGCGATTTGTCCAATTTCGTGATCGATCAAGATATTCAGAATTTCGAACAGGAGATAATAACTCTCGTTCGTAGATTTGATGTGCTTCGCCAGCAACTAGTCATATCGAAGAAATCTGACGAAGTAGCCGCCGAGCGCTACAATGTGGCACAAAATCGATACCTAACAGGAAAAGTTGATATTACAAACCTCAACATCGCCCTTTCAGAGAAGGATGCGGCAAAAAGGTCCTATGTGACTGCACTTAGAGACTTCTGGATTGCTTACTTCGACCTGCGCAGACTAACTCTCTATGACTTTGCAGCAAAAGATCTGCTTTACAAACCCGAAGAAGAAGATTAA
- a CDS encoding very short patch repair endonuclease — translation MADVHEPSVRSYNMSRVKGKNTKPEVQVRKYLHAAGFRYTLHGKYKGKKLPGKPDIILPAYKSIVFVHGCFWHAHKDCKFFRIPDTRSNFWKEKLLGNRLRDTENSIKLEQMGWTVFVVWTCGLKTNEKAEITLNGLTQQLSLQKQ, via the coding sequence ATGGCTGACGTACACGAACCATCTGTTCGCTCGTACAATATGAGTCGGGTGAAGGGCAAGAATACGAAGCCGGAAGTTCAAGTTAGGAAATACCTTCATGCGGCAGGGTTTCGCTATACCCTTCACGGGAAATACAAGGGGAAGAAATTACCGGGAAAACCGGATATTATTCTACCTGCTTACAAATCCATTGTATTTGTGCACGGGTGTTTTTGGCATGCTCACAAGGACTGTAAATTTTTTAGAATTCCTGATACACGATCAAACTTCTGGAAAGAAAAATTGCTAGGCAATCGGCTAAGAGATACTGAAAACAGCATCAAATTAGAGCAGATGGGATGGACTGTTTTTGTAGTATGGACCTGTGGGCTAAAGACAAATGAAAAAGCAGAGATCACCTTAAACGGACTGACTCAGCAGCTTTCTCTTCAGAAACAGTAG
- a CDS encoding DUF2911 domain-containing protein — MRFLKWIAIIILVLIGIGVIGFQVMKSNTKKHSPETTLKYEDNGMDVEIVYSRPFKKERDIFGGLVPYGEVWRTGANEATTFKTETDLVIDGKTLPKGEYTLWTIPNAKSWEVIFNEGEYGWGVDFNSVATRNPEFDVLNIQVPVQRNFKVIEQFTIEIEGTPPALMFSWDFTRVDVPLQLTD, encoded by the coding sequence ATGCGTTTTCTTAAATGGATTGCAATAATAATTCTTGTCTTAATTGGTATTGGGGTGATTGGTTTTCAAGTTATGAAAAGCAATACCAAAAAACACAGTCCGGAGACCACATTGAAGTATGAGGATAATGGAATGGATGTAGAGATTGTTTACTCTCGACCGTTCAAGAAAGAACGCGATATTTTCGGAGGACTCGTTCCTTACGGAGAAGTTTGGCGAACAGGAGCAAACGAAGCCACAACATTCAAAACCGAGACAGACTTGGTCATCGATGGCAAAACTTTGCCAAAAGGGGAATACACTCTTTGGACCATCCCAAACGCTAAGAGTTGGGAAGTAATTTTTAACGAAGGTGAATATGGTTGGGGAGTAGATTTTAATAGTGTTGCAACTCGCAACCCTGAGTTTGACGTATTGAATATACAAGTGCCCGTTCAAAGAAATTTTAAGGTAATCGAACAGTTTACGATTGAAATTGAAGGAACACCTCCTGCCTTGATGTTCAGCTGGGATTTCACTCGAGTGGATGTACCTCTACAATTAACCGATTAA
- a CDS encoding potassium channel family protein, giving the protein MLTSFKYLKELYFALAIIFGIIVLGVVGFMFIEDYSFSEALYMTVITVSTVGFKEVRQLTDTGRFFTIFLILVSFGTFAFTVSSVSKYIITGTFQRYYKKYKMDSRINNLEGHVVLCGAGRNGIEALENLIAHNQEVVVIDKKEDIANELNDKGLLYIEGDATEEEILVNAGIDKASALITALPKDTDNVFVVLSARELNKNMRIVSRCTLDSSDSKLKIAGANVVIMPDKVGGARMAGFIINHNVNRFIDTVSLRDGGDAYLTEYKLSELPCKTDVKTIGGILEALNTKCKVVGTMSADFEYVMNPPDSFEVPSKSQVFFFGKPDEIAAIKEKMSS; this is encoded by the coding sequence ATGCTGACGAGTTTTAAATACCTGAAGGAACTTTATTTCGCCTTGGCAATCATTTTTGGTATTATCGTGTTGGGCGTGGTTGGATTTATGTTTATAGAGGACTACTCCTTTTCGGAGGCTCTTTATATGACAGTGATTACAGTTTCAACAGTAGGCTTTAAGGAGGTAAGGCAACTAACAGATACGGGCAGATTCTTTACTATATTTCTAATTTTAGTCAGCTTCGGAACGTTTGCTTTTACGGTATCATCCGTTTCGAAATACATCATTACAGGAACTTTTCAACGCTATTATAAAAAGTACAAAATGGACAGTCGGATTAATAATTTAGAAGGTCATGTGGTGCTTTGCGGAGCTGGGCGCAACGGAATTGAGGCACTGGAAAATCTCATTGCTCATAATCAAGAGGTCGTCGTCATTGATAAGAAAGAAGATATTGCAAATGAGTTGAACGACAAAGGCTTGTTATATATAGAGGGCGATGCCACTGAAGAAGAAATTTTAGTTAATGCGGGGATTGATAAAGCTTCCGCCTTGATCACCGCTTTGCCAAAGGATACCGATAATGTTTTCGTGGTTTTGTCAGCTCGAGAATTGAACAAAAATATGCGAATAGTCAGCCGATGTACTTTGGATTCTTCAGATTCAAAGCTGAAAATTGCCGGGGCCAATGTGGTTATTATGCCCGACAAAGTAGGTGGAGCTAGAATGGCAGGATTCATCATTAATCACAACGTTAACCGTTTTATCGATACAGTTTCCCTTCGTGACGGAGGTGATGCTTACCTAACTGAGTATAAACTATCTGAATTACCCTGCAAGACGGATGTTAAGACCATTGGCGGAATACTGGAAGCACTAAACACAAAGTGCAAAGTTGTCGGAACGATGTCGGCAGATTTTGAATATGTAATGAACCCTCCTGATAGTTTTGAGGTACCATCAAAAAGCCAGGTTTTCTTCTTCGGGAAGCCCGATGAAATAGCCGCTATAAAGGAAAAGATGAGTAGTTAG
- a CDS encoding DsbA family protein — protein MRVIYVFDALCGWCYGFSSVMNKLHDEFKSVLPFDVISGGMVLGNQAGPIGEVASYISEAYKIVEEKTGVRFGNDFLEGTMKNGEVIFDSFPPAKALRIFKEFKPEKLVEFASDLQSGIYYNGIAPGDYDYFSQLAEKYGVSCNDFKILWNSTDYDVRTREEFLFTSQLDVSGYPTVFFESENKYHKLCSGYTPHLILRDRLDHMLRLTESK, from the coding sequence ATGCGGGTAATTTACGTCTTTGATGCACTCTGTGGTTGGTGTTACGGATTCAGTAGCGTGATGAATAAGCTTCATGACGAGTTCAAGTCTGTGCTTCCATTCGACGTAATCTCGGGCGGCATGGTACTCGGCAATCAGGCAGGTCCGATTGGGGAAGTAGCATCTTATATTTCGGAGGCTTACAAGATTGTTGAAGAGAAGACAGGTGTGAGGTTTGGGAATGATTTCCTAGAAGGAACAATGAAAAATGGAGAAGTTATTTTTGACTCATTTCCACCTGCAAAAGCCCTGCGAATTTTCAAGGAGTTCAAACCTGAGAAATTAGTAGAATTTGCTTCTGATCTTCAATCAGGTATTTATTACAACGGAATAGCACCTGGTGATTATGACTACTTTTCTCAGTTGGCCGAAAAATACGGGGTCTCATGCAACGATTTTAAAATCCTTTGGAACTCTACCGATTACGATGTTAGAACACGAGAAGAGTTTCTTTTTACCAGTCAGCTGGATGTGTCGGGTTACCCAACCGTTTTTTTCGAATCAGAAAATAAATACCACAAGCTCTGTAGTGGATATACACCGCACTTAATCTTAAGAGATCGATTGGATCATATGCTACGATTGACTGAATCCAAGTAA
- a CDS encoding CAP domain-containing protein gives MIYTLITFLLFGFPPVDSGSSVTSQKEICLSTNEKSLYRQINEVRNEKGLPNISLSQSLTIVAKMHVADLSENEPFDDKRCNPHSWSNQGTWKACCYQSNHSNPECMWKKPSEITDYEGDGYEIVAFWQAGEDPSQEIDHETALRMWLDSPGHSNVILNEISFSKVEWNAIGIAISGNYASVWFGVEKDSAPPPQFCSN, from the coding sequence ATGATTTATACCCTCATCACTTTTTTGCTTTTCGGATTTCCTCCAGTTGATTCAGGGAGCTCAGTAACTTCCCAAAAAGAAATATGCCTTTCGACGAATGAAAAATCTCTGTATAGACAGATCAATGAAGTAAGAAATGAAAAGGGACTGCCAAATATTTCTCTTTCTCAAAGTCTTACGATTGTAGCGAAGATGCACGTAGCAGATCTTTCTGAAAACGAGCCCTTTGATGATAAGCGCTGCAACCCACACTCCTGGTCAAACCAGGGTACATGGAAGGCTTGTTGCTACCAATCAAACCACTCCAATCCAGAATGTATGTGGAAAAAGCCTTCAGAAATTACCGATTACGAAGGAGATGGCTACGAAATTGTCGCATTTTGGCAAGCAGGTGAAGATCCATCACAAGAAATAGATCATGAAACAGCTTTGCGGATGTGGCTTGACAGTCCCGGCCACAGCAATGTCATACTGAATGAAATTTCTTTTTCTAAGGTAGAGTGGAATGCGATTGGAATCGCCATCAGCGGAAACTATGCTTCAGTTTGGTTTGGGGTGGAGAAGGATAGTGCTCCCCCACCCCAATTTTGTTCAAACTAG
- a CDS encoding agmatine deiminase family protein encodes MNVFKTFVALATLLLSMNAMAQEELLPKYPTAAERSYIEAKAQALMSKNKPKRPGSGNEAKAGPDSCEDICGEQADSGCWCDDQCQGYGDCCDDYEEFCLNQNFTPTPEDLYVPGEFDESQAVLLRWTGNGSSNSFKRLYAELIDAIQQELPVWIMINNGSDSTGVISNLATYGVTLSNYEFLVVPTNSIWTRDYGPWGFYYTDQDSLSMIDMQYYSSRPLDNAVPAFIANYMGLDHYTSEIRHEGGNLMVDGFGHAFHTTSLFQNNAAILGWSTQTTRQAHQDLFRTTDVTEPTRLDCDGGTGHIDMWSKLVDEETLFVSEYPSVVTAQDKTIIENNVDLYEGETSVYGSPFNIVRIPMPLADNGSYYTSCNQIDNDARGFVNGLFVNKTLIIPIYSNENSPTANQEYDEAALDLIRESLPGYNVVGIDSRALTPLGGAIHCITMQIPADNPIRFFHPKVAGLQSARANYHILSEIRNRSGIANASCFWKIKGESTWNEIGLTDSSGFYVGNISNPGFTVSDTIVYYLDATSNNGKNATKPIVAPDGYYSFFFDENFGGGGDCSIPQGLFTSNITNNSARLNWTPVPSALSYTITGGVIGGGTTTITVNAPANFRQVNNILQPGTTYEWRISANCDGESSEDSAPVQFTTNCGAPQNLSTSNITDNSATFEWEAVPGAFGYQIRGGIVGSGMASVNVGASATSFNTPSTLQSGVNYQWKIRAYCNSTLSQTSPWSEDEFFTTAAGLAPIEASEIEARVFPNPNTGSFRLVVENANSGAQVIIYDLMGRVVLSTRLEGVQESMGVMEFSGISEGVYLLKIEENGKSEVVKVFVR; translated from the coding sequence ATGAATGTATTCAAGACTTTCGTAGCCTTAGCTACCTTATTGTTGTCAATGAACGCTATGGCTCAGGAAGAGCTTCTGCCCAAATACCCCACCGCTGCTGAGCGCTCCTACATAGAAGCAAAGGCTCAAGCATTGATGTCGAAAAATAAACCCAAAAGACCAGGTAGTGGTAACGAAGCTAAAGCTGGACCCGATAGCTGCGAAGATATTTGCGGAGAGCAGGCTGATTCAGGATGTTGGTGTGATGACCAATGTCAAGGTTATGGAGATTGCTGCGACGATTACGAGGAGTTTTGCCTAAACCAAAACTTTACGCCTACACCTGAGGATCTTTATGTCCCCGGAGAATTTGATGAGTCACAAGCAGTGCTTTTAAGATGGACTGGTAACGGTTCGAGTAACTCATTTAAGAGGCTTTATGCGGAACTCATAGATGCTATCCAGCAGGAGCTTCCCGTATGGATAATGATCAATAACGGATCAGATAGTACGGGAGTAATCAGCAATTTGGCTACTTATGGAGTTACACTTTCCAACTACGAGTTTTTGGTCGTTCCTACCAATTCTATTTGGACGAGAGATTACGGCCCGTGGGGATTCTATTATACCGATCAGGATAGTTTGTCAATGATTGATATGCAGTACTACTCTTCTCGTCCGCTTGATAATGCGGTTCCCGCTTTTATAGCCAACTACATGGGTTTGGATCATTATACCTCTGAAATAAGACACGAAGGTGGAAATCTTATGGTCGACGGATTTGGTCATGCTTTTCATACCACTTCTTTGTTCCAGAATAATGCAGCCATTTTAGGATGGTCTACGCAAACTACGCGTCAAGCACACCAGGATCTTTTTAGGACCACTGATGTCACTGAGCCTACTCGCCTAGATTGTGATGGAGGAACAGGACATATTGATATGTGGTCTAAGTTGGTAGATGAGGAAACATTGTTCGTGTCTGAATATCCTTCTGTCGTTACAGCACAGGACAAAACAATCATCGAAAATAATGTTGATCTATATGAAGGGGAAACCTCAGTTTATGGGTCACCATTTAACATTGTTCGCATACCCATGCCACTAGCTGACAATGGGAGTTATTACACGAGCTGTAATCAAATTGACAACGATGCGCGCGGGTTTGTGAACGGACTTTTCGTGAACAAGACTTTGATCATCCCGATTTATTCAAACGAGAATAGTCCTACTGCAAATCAAGAGTATGACGAAGCAGCTTTGGATTTGATCAGAGAATCCCTTCCCGGATACAATGTTGTTGGGATTGATTCTCGAGCTTTGACGCCACTTGGAGGTGCCATACACTGCATTACGATGCAGATCCCTGCTGACAATCCGATTCGGTTTTTCCATCCTAAAGTGGCAGGATTACAGAGTGCCAGAGCCAACTACCATATCTTGTCAGAAATAAGAAATCGAAGTGGAATAGCCAATGCCTCTTGCTTCTGGAAAATTAAAGGCGAGTCGACTTGGAATGAGATTGGACTAACTGATAGCTCTGGATTTTACGTTGGTAATATTTCGAATCCCGGTTTTACTGTTTCAGATACTATCGTTTATTACTTGGATGCTACCTCAAACAATGGCAAGAATGCCACTAAACCAATTGTGGCTCCTGACGGATACTATTCGTTTTTCTTTGATGAGAACTTCGGTGGTGGAGGTGATTGCTCCATTCCTCAAGGGCTTTTCACTTCAAACATCACCAATAATAGTGCAAGGTTGAATTGGACTCCTGTTCCTTCAGCTCTAAGCTACACGATCACGGGTGGAGTCATAGGCGGAGGCACAACGACCATCACAGTCAATGCTCCGGCTAATTTCAGACAGGTGAACAATATCCTCCAGCCAGGAACGACTTACGAGTGGAGGATAAGCGCCAATTGCGATGGAGAGAGTTCGGAGGATTCTGCCCCTGTTCAGTTTACTACGAATTGCGGTGCGCCGCAGAATCTTTCTACTTCGAACATCACCGATAACTCAGCAACCTTTGAGTGGGAAGCTGTGCCGGGTGCATTTGGTTACCAAATACGCGGAGGAATAGTAGGAAGTGGAATGGCTAGTGTAAATGTTGGAGCTTCGGCAACTTCATTTAATACTCCGTCAACGTTGCAATCAGGTGTAAATTACCAATGGAAAATTCGGGCATACTGCAATTCTACCTTGAGTCAAACTTCACCTTGGAGTGAAGATGAGTTTTTCACGACTGCTGCTGGTTTAGCGCCCATTGAAGCCAGTGAAATAGAAGCAAGAGTTTTTCCTAACCCAAATACAGGTAGCTTCCGCTTGGTAGTGGAGAATGCAAATTCAGGAGCACAAGTGATTATCTATGATCTTATGGGGAGAGTCGTTCTTTCTACCCGTCTTGAAGGTGTTCAAGAAAGCATGGGAGTGATGGAATTCTCAGGAATTTCTGAAGGTGTTTATCTATTGAAAATCGAAGAAAACGGAAAAAGCGAAGTCGTAAAAGTCTTTGTACGCTAG
- the ilvC gene encoding ketol-acid reductoisomerase: MSNYFNTLSLRQQLNQLGKCRFMDASEFEDGVKALLGKKIVIIGCGAQGLNQGLNMRDSGLDISYALRQAAIDEKRASFKNATSNGFTVGTYQDLVPTADLVLNLTPDKQHTDVIKAVMPLMKNGATLSYSHGFNIVEEGMKIREDITVIMVAPKCPGTEVREEYKRGFGVPTLIAVHPENDPEGKGWDQSKAYAVATGGDRAGVLESSFVAEVKSDLMGEQTILCGVLQTGSILAFNKMVEKGVDANYAAKLIQYGWETITEALKQGGITNMMDRLSNPAKIKAHQLSEELKEILKPLFEKHMDDIISGHFSATMMADWANDDADLLRWRAETGETAFEKTPLTNDAIPEQEYFDHGVLMVAFVKSGVELAFETMVSTGIIEESAYYESLHELPLIANTIARKKLYEMNRVISDTAEYGCYLFDHACKPLLVDFMKSIEVEVIGQSFSDSNAADNVELIRVNAAIRNHPIEAIGKDLRSAMTAMKKIKTDLG; encoded by the coding sequence ATGTCAAACTACTTCAATACTCTGTCTCTCCGACAGCAACTAAATCAATTAGGCAAATGTCGATTTATGGACGCTTCAGAATTTGAGGATGGCGTTAAAGCCTTGCTCGGGAAGAAGATCGTGATCATAGGTTGTGGTGCACAGGGCCTCAATCAGGGTTTGAATATGCGCGATTCGGGATTGGATATCTCTTATGCATTGCGTCAGGCAGCCATTGATGAGAAACGTGCATCCTTTAAGAATGCCACTAGTAATGGGTTTACAGTTGGAACATACCAAGATTTGGTTCCAACTGCAGATTTGGTTCTCAACCTTACACCTGATAAGCAGCACACCGATGTTATCAAGGCGGTAATGCCTTTAATGAAGAATGGAGCTACTTTGTCGTATTCACATGGTTTCAATATTGTTGAAGAGGGGATGAAAATCAGAGAAGATATTACGGTTATCATGGTCGCGCCAAAATGTCCCGGTACCGAAGTAAGAGAAGAGTACAAAAGAGGGTTTGGGGTTCCGACTTTGATCGCTGTTCATCCTGAGAACGATCCAGAAGGAAAAGGCTGGGATCAGTCGAAGGCCTATGCTGTAGCTACGGGCGGTGACCGCGCGGGTGTATTGGAGTCATCTTTTGTTGCTGAAGTAAAGAGCGATTTAATGGGTGAGCAAACCATTCTTTGTGGTGTACTTCAAACAGGCTCTATACTTGCATTCAATAAAATGGTGGAGAAAGGCGTTGATGCGAATTACGCCGCAAAGCTGATTCAATATGGATGGGAAACGATAACAGAGGCTCTTAAGCAAGGAGGCATTACCAATATGATGGATCGCCTCTCCAATCCTGCGAAAATTAAAGCACATCAACTTTCAGAAGAATTAAAGGAAATACTTAAGCCATTGTTTGAAAAGCATATGGACGATATCATCTCGGGTCACTTTTCTGCCACAATGATGGCCGACTGGGCAAATGATGACGCTGATTTATTGCGCTGGCGGGCTGAAACCGGGGAAACCGCTTTTGAGAAAACTCCGCTCACCAATGATGCCATTCCCGAGCAGGAATATTTTGATCATGGAGTTCTTATGGTGGCATTCGTAAAGTCTGGTGTGGAATTGGCGTTTGAAACGATGGTTAGCACCGGTATCATTGAGGAATCAGCGTATTACGAATCTTTACATGAATTGCCGTTAATAGCCAATACCATCGCGAGAAAGAAGCTTTATGAAATGAACAGAGTCATCTCAGATACTGCCGAATATGGTTGTTATTTATTTGATCACGCCTGCAAGCCATTGTTGGTTGACTTCATGAAATCGATTGAAGTTGAAGTGATTGGTCAGTCTTTTTCAGACTCAAATGCAGCAGACAATGTTGAGCTTATACGTGTGAACGCTGCCATCCGAAACCATCCCATTGAAGCTATTGGTAAAGATTTGAGAAGTGCTATGACCGCCATGAAGAAAATTAAAACCGATCTCGGATAG
- the ilvN gene encoding acetolactate synthase small subunit codes for MEETILYTVSVYTENNIGLLNRISAIFQRRHINIESINSSISEIPNVSRFTIVVKMSETQMKKIIGQITKQVEVIKAVYHTDDEIIYQESCIFKIKSDLLFEDRQIQNIVKESNSRIVTVNREFFVVEKSGRKEEIDRLFEEFSTYGIMQFSRSGRIAVSKEKMNITQMLEAFNK; via the coding sequence ATGGAAGAAACAATATTATATACGGTTTCGGTTTACACCGAAAACAACATCGGTTTACTCAATCGGATTTCAGCGATTTTTCAGCGCCGACACATCAATATTGAGAGCATCAACTCATCGATTTCTGAAATACCAAACGTATCACGTTTTACCATTGTGGTCAAGATGAGTGAAACTCAGATGAAGAAAATCATCGGGCAAATCACCAAGCAAGTTGAAGTGATTAAAGCCGTCTACCATACTGATGATGAGATTATCTATCAGGAGTCGTGCATCTTCAAGATAAAATCTGACCTGCTTTTTGAGGATCGGCAAATCCAAAACATTGTAAAAGAAAGCAATTCTCGAATTGTTACCGTCAACAGGGAGTTCTTTGTAGTCGAAAAATCAGGTAGGAAGGAAGAAATTGATCGACTCTTCGAAGAGTTCAGTACTTATGGTATTATGCAGTTTTCCCGATCAGGACGCATTGCCGTGTCAAAAGAAAAAATGAACATAACTCAAATGCTCGAAGCATTTAACAAATAA